GTCTCTGGATCGAGAAGCTCGACAAGAACCCGGCGCGCTGGCTCGTAGACGCGGGCGCGACAGACGGCGGCGAGGTAGTCAAGATCGACCTCGACCAGCCGATGGACGCCATCCTGGCCGAGCTCACCAAGTACCCGGTGAAGACCCGCCTGTCTTTGGCCGGCACGATGGTCGTCGGACGCGACATCGCCCACGCCAAGATCAAGGAGCGCATCGACGCCGGCGAGAGCATTCCCGAGTACCTGAAGAACCACCCCATCTACTACGCCGGTCCGGCCAAAACCCCCGAGGGCATGGCCTCCGGCTCGTTCGGACCCACCACCGCGGGGCGTATGGACTCGTACGTCGACCTGTTTCAGTCGCTGGGCGGCTCGAAGGTGATGATTGCCAAGGGCAACCGCTCCCAGGCCGTGACCGACGCGTGTAAGAAGCACGGCGGCTTCTACCTCGGCTCGATCGGCGGACCCGCCGCGGCGCTGGCCAAGGACTGCATCACGAAGGTGGAAGTCCTCGAGTACCCCGAGCTGGGCATGGAGGCCGTCTGGAGGATCGCGGTGCAGGACTTTCCGGCGTTCATCCTGGTGGACGACAAGGGCAACGACTTCTTTCAGGAGCTGTAGCGGCCCCAGAACCGGCTTAAGCCTAGATGCTCTCCTGACCAGAGGATTCCGGCGGGAACTCGGCCATCTAGTCTGGCTTCCGCCCTCTTCTAAGTGTCGATCGGTCAGCGGATCGGCGCAGGAATCACCGCTGCAGTCGACAGCTGCCGGAGTCAGAACTCGTAGGCGAGGGCGACCAGGCCGAAGAGTTCGACGTCCTCGCCCACGAGCTCGCGCACGAGCTGCTCCACAAAGTGCCCGCCGATCAGAAGCCCTCAAAGAGGGATGCGCCGGGGTCGGCACTGTGGGTTTGACCCAGGGTTCTCGTAGCGGTCGGCGAGTCGCCTCGACCGTGAGCGTACTCAAGTAGCTCAAGCTAGATCCAACGCCGGACTCGAGATTTGTATTCGAGATACGCGTTGCCAAATCTGGCTTCCAAGTACGCCTCTTCTTTTAGGACAACCACGTAGTGGATGACGATCATGGCCGGGATGATCATCAGGAGAATCCACACGTTGTTGAAGAGCACTCCCAAGGCCGCCTGGAGAATCGCCAGGGAAACGTAGGCTGGATTGCGCGAAAGCCTGAACGGGCCAGTATCGACGATCGCCGCGGTCTCTTTTTTCGGGTCCGAGGAGGTGCCATGGCGCTTGAACGCTCGCGTGAGCACAACCACACACACAACGACCACACCACTCAGAAGAACTCCGGC
This genomic interval from bacterium contains the following:
- a CDS encoding isoprenylcysteine carboxylmethyltransferase family protein, translating into MSKAAVRSRMPPARPCLLGLVLGLILNWRWPWPLGPYEYVLPAGVLLSGVVVVCVVVLTRAFKRHGTSSDPKKETAAIVDTGPFRLSRNPAYVSLAILQAALGVLFNNVWILLMIIPAMIVIHYVVVLKEEAYLEARFGNAYLEYKSRVRRWI